A part of Rhipicephalus microplus isolate Deutch F79 chromosome 8, USDA_Rmic, whole genome shotgun sequence genomic DNA contains:
- the LOC142768530 gene encoding uncharacterized protein LOC142768530, which translates to MAYVEVLCSHLSRVPQHELRCLDNDGFTDLPKLADKSVPEAVSAVRAHLESIAALRDRLDCAAHLFTCMAGLGVIGSWVLYRADRREDPTDIIGDILKKMRQRRVYGVFAKATENVCCTCLLVPEEERGRDFRAYLFVDWYTKPCVAIHETPDIHSPLLETVLRQTLGNPPRSYRCGVYRDLRSLYAGVLQLFP; encoded by the coding sequence ATGGCGTACGTGGAAGTGCTGTGCTCGCACCTTTCAAGGGTACCGCAACACGAACTGCGATGCCTGGACAACGACGGCTTCACCGACCTTCCGAAGCTCGCCGACAAGTCTGTACCAGAAGCAGTCAGCGCGGTTCGCGCCCATCTGGAATCCATAGCCGCTCTGCGCGACCGTCTGGACTGCGCAGCCCACCTATTCACTTGTATGGCCGGCCTGGGCGTCATAGGGTCCTGGGTTCTCTATCGCGCTGACCGTAGGGAGGACCCCACTGATATAATCGGCGACATCCTGAAAAAAATGCGGCAGAGACGCGTCTACGGCGTGTTTGCGAAGGCGACGGAAAACGTCTGTTGCACCTGCCTGCTCGTCCCCGAAGAAGAAAGAGGCAGGGACTTCAGGGCTTACTTGTTCGTCGACTGGTACACAAAGCCCTGCGTAGCCATACACGAGACTCCCGACATACATTCGCCGTTACTCGAAACCGTCCTCCGACAGACGCTGGGAAATCCGCCACGAAGTTACCGTTGCGGCGTTTATCGAGACCTGAGGTCGCTGTATGCTGGCGTCCTCCAATTGTTCCCGTGA